In Ochotona princeps isolate mOchPri1 chromosome 21, mOchPri1.hap1, whole genome shotgun sequence, a single genomic region encodes these proteins:
- the LOC101519426 gene encoding IQ domain-containing protein F2-like, translated as MGIRFCIEDDVEEITYWQIQQKKRKQQKELRRRETAAIKIQAWWRGTLVRRTLLHMALRACIIQRWWKMTLLRMLEKKRRAALLVYAQRERAVTKLQSLVRMWRIHWRYCQVLHAIYVIQCHWQCHSCQTCAQLQGHCVVTATHLQFHIEIINS; from the exons ATGGGGATTCGATTTTGT ATCGAGGATGATGTTGAAGAAATAACTTACTGGCAAattcaacagaaaaagagaaagcagcag AAAGAGttaaggagaagagagacagcagCCATAAAGATCCAGGCGTGGTGGCGTGGCACCCTGGTGCGCCGCACGCTGCTACACATGGCTCTCAGGGCCTGCATCATCCAGCGCTGGTGGAAGATGACCCTGCTGAGAATGCTGGAGAAGAAGCGGCGAGCAGCGCTGCTGGTCTATGCACAGAGGGAGAGGGCAGTAACCAAGCTCCAGTCCTTGGTGCGCATGTGGCGCATCCACTGGCGATACTGCCAGGTGCTCCATGCTATCTATGTCATCCAATGCCACTGGCAGTGCCACAGCTGCCAGACATGTGCACAACTCCAGGGCCACTGTGTGGTCACCGCCACCCACCTGCAGTTTCACATCGAAATCATCAACTCCTAA